In Trifolium pratense cultivar HEN17-A07 linkage group LG7, ARS_RC_1.1, whole genome shotgun sequence, a genomic segment contains:
- the LOC123894489 gene encoding protein RBL-like, with protein sequence MNTSIIDPLQGDFPEVIEEYLEHGVMKCIAFNRRGTLLAAGCNDGSCVIWDFETRGIAKELRDNDCSSPITSICWSKCGNRILVSAADKLLSLWDVLSGKRITRIVLQQTPLQARLHPGSSKPSICLACPLSCTPMIVDLNTKDTTYLQVSVSEKPTEPNPASRNKCSDGSTSFTPTAACFSKHGNLVYVGNSKGEILVIDSKDGEVRAMVPISGGSVVKNIVFSRNGQYLLTNSNDRVIRIYENLLPPKDEIRALNELNESLSNLNGVEKLTALGSKCLTLFREFQDAITKVHWKAPCFSGDGEWVIGGSASKGEHKIYIWDRAGHLVKILEGPKEALIDLAWHPVRPIVVSVSLNGIVYIWAKDYTENWSAFAPDFKELEENEEYVEREDEFDLVPESEKVKGSDVNEDEEIDIVTVEKDPAFSDSDMSQEELCFLPASPCRDVPEQQDKFLESSSKLADSNNSESTFSEETGANGHMMNHASSPVEDDAVGTRIKRKRKPSEKVLELQAEKVKKPSKSSKSSKTKSKSLFDESNGNGFYYDELSDE encoded by the exons ATGAACACATCCATAATCG ATCCGTTGCAGGGTGATTTTCCTGAAGTTATAGAAGAGTATCTTGAACATGGGGTTATGAAATGTATTGCTTTCAATCGTCGCGGTACCCTTCTTGCTG CTGGCTGCAATGATGGAAGTTGTGTTATCTGGGATTTTGAAACCAGGGGCATTGCTAAAGAGCTTCGAGATAATGATTGTTCCTCTCCCATTACCAGTATATGTTGGTCAAAGTGTGGTAATCGAATTCTGGTATCTGCTGCTGACAAGTTGTTATCCCTGTGGGATGTTTTGAGTGGTAAGAGGATAACAAGAATAGTTTTGCAGCAAACCCCTTTACAAGCTCGTCTCCATCCAGGGTCCTCCAAACCATCTATCTGCTTGGCGTGTCCTCTCTCATGTACTCCAATGATTGTTGACTTAAACACCAAAGATACAACTTATCTTCAAGTTTCTGTCTCTGAGAAACCAACTGAACCAAACCCTGCCTCACGTAACAAGTGTTCTGATGGAAGTACATCTTTCACGCCTACTGCAGCATGTTTTAGTAAGCATGGAAACCTGGTTTACGTGGGAAACTCAAAAGGGGAAATTCTTGTAATTGACAGTAAAGATGGTGAGGTGCGTGCCATGGTTCCCATCTCTGGTGGTTCAGTAGTGAAGAACATTGTATTCAGCAGGAACGGACAATATCTTCTAACGAACTCAAATGATCGAGTTATCAGGATCTATGAAAATCTTCTTCCCCCAAAAGATGAAATTAGAGCACTAAATGAACTGAATGAGAGCCTCAGTAATCTAAATGGTGTTGAGAAGTTGACGGCTCTAGGATCAAAATGTTTAACTTTGTTCCGTGAGTTTCAAGATGCAATCACAAAGGTGCACTGGAAAGCACCCTGTTTCAGTGGTGATGGTGAGTGGGTTATTGGTGGTTCTGCTAGCAAAGGAGAGCACAAGATTTACATATGGGATAGAGCTGGACATCTTGTGAAAATCCTTGAAGGGCCTAAGGAAGCCCTTATTGATTTAGCATGGCATCCTGTACGTCCAATTGTCGTATCTGTTTCTTTGAATGGCATAGTTTATATCTGGGCCAAAGATTACACTGAGAACTGGAGTGCTTTTGCTCCTGATTTCAAAGAGCTTGAGGAAAACGAGGAGTATGTGGAGCGAGAAGATGAATTTGATTTGGTTCCCGAGTCTGAGAAG GTAAAAGGATCCGATGTCAATGAAGATGAGGAAATTGACATTGTGACAGTGGAGAAGGATCCTGCTTTCAGTGACTCTGATATGTCCCAGGAAGAGTTATGTTTCCTTCCAGCATCTCCCTGTCGTGATGTTCCTGAACAGCAAGACAAGTTCTTAGAAAGTTCTTCAAAGCTGGCGGACAGCAATAACTCTGAATCAACATTTTCAGAAGAAACTGGAGCAAATGGACATATGATGAATCATGCCTCAAGTCCAGTTGAAG ATGATGCTGTTGGAACACGAATTAAAAGAAAGCGGAAACCATCAGAGAAGGTGTTGGAGTTGCAGGCAGAAAAGGTCAAGAAACCCTCAAAATCCAGCAAATCGTCAAAAACCAAAAGtaaatctttgtttgatgagaGTAATGGTAATGGTTTTTATTATGATGAGCTTTCTGACGAGTAA